In Juglans regia cultivar Chandler chromosome 13, Walnut 2.0, whole genome shotgun sequence, the DNA window ATTTCACAAAAATCTTCTGGTCAAAGTGAGTTGGTTTGGCCCTATGCTGATGGATTTGTGTTATGTAGCACCTAACCTATACTTTAAAACAAAGGAGAACTGACACAATAAATAGTTGGTGCTACTGCTACTGTTTATTTAGTAGGTTTGTGTCTCTTGTCGTAAGGAAAACAATCATATTTTGCCTTGCCTGACCTAATTTGTAAAGTGGACCAAGCTGGCCCAACTAATTGGTTTGGTAGATTTCTTTAAATAGCTTCATTACTAGAGTCCATCCACGTGTACTATGGGGCACAAGGACAGGGCTTTTACTAGAGTCAATACCCACTGCAAGGCCCATCAAGGCCCacccaccctctctctctctctctctctctctcaatgtttgtttcttttgttttgtttgccATCGGGATTCAGAATCCAAAGCTGTTCAAGTGTGGGACCCATCCAAGAGACTCGCTGGATTACCATTCTGGAGCATGGATCCCAAAAATTGTGGGTCCCAATGGATACCAGTACCATAAAACCATCTTCATCTTGATCCTGAGCCTGATCATATGATCCAGATCTATGAATAATATACAACATCTTCAGATTTTCTCAACTGCTGGTCTCAGATAATCTCAATCTCATTTAAAAGATTTTCAAACAATTgttagaaaaaacaaacaaaaacagtGGCAGTTAAATGTGGAAGAAAATCAGAGACTTCGTGAACAAGCAAAGGTGGTGTAgcattaaataaagaaaagaaaaagaaaaagggtacTTCTGGGTTGGGACAGGATGCAGAGAGATTTTGCAGGTGGCTTGGGAGCAAGTAATGATGACCCAGCCAACCCAAGCCAACAACACATCCTCAGTCCCTAGTTCTTACATATTTCGCTTCACTTTTATCTTTCTGTGATTGCGTGCTGCGCGCCTCTCAAAATCAACCCACAAAAGCTTTGGGAGGACACACACGAGAGGTCCGAAAGTCACATCTTCCCCTGCATTTTGCTGTTGGTGGCATTATGtattatgccaaaaaaaatggttaaaatatGAGAAAGGATGGATGTTGGGAAATTGTGAAACTTAGAAGCTAAAAAAGTGGACTTTTGTTTTctcagatttttatttttctacctCGGAATCGTTTGGTTATGCATTTCGGGTTAGAtttgatgaaattttttgtaaaaaattaaataaaaaatcatattttaataaatttttaatataatttttatttcaaaatattgagttatttattatgttttatataaaaatttcaaaaaatattaataaaataaaatgtgattgcATCTAATAAACTACAGCAGTAAGCGCAGTAGGTTTAACCATCTTTTTCATTGCACAGGTGACCATTCAATTCGGTGTTATTCTGAGCACCAAACCCAAAGCCAAATGGGTTCTTTTTTCTGTTTGGCCTTTGGATACTGCATATTTCAAGACATAAATCGCGTGAAATGCAGAAGAAACTGAGCTCATTCATAAGTTGGAGTTAACCAAGGAAACCTACCGAGCTAGCTTCTACAATCAGAGCGGCTATTTAATTGTACCCATTTTAGATGGACTGCATAAAGATTCCTCATTTGTTTGGTTAATTGCTAGTTGCAGTTGCAATTGCATGGATAATCCTCCATTAAAATGGCTTTCCTAGCAAGGCCATCGTTATTTCACCATATTACCAGTGGATTGTGTTTAACGAGAAGTAATTATGGAAGAAAATCGTTCAAAGTTTCGGAAAAtctgataaataaattaaaaaaaaacaaaaaaaattacaacgaGCGAATTGGACAACACAAAGCAGGTATAAATGGGGAGTCCAgtcaaaaaggaaaggaaaaggttggggtttaatatgaaaataataaaaaataatatggaaaCTTTAAAAATTGTGCTAAATTAAGGAGTGGCAGTGAATAAAACTCGTCATCGGAACTGAAACCCTACTTGTCCTGCTCCCCACAATGGACTGATGTTTGGCCCACCAGTCACGGGGATATGTGAACtaccaattttttaattttggtggTACCGatcctaattttttaatttttttatcatcttatcgtcgttattattcaataatatgtttataaataaaatataataaataattattttattttatattcattaatcaccgtttgttttattttaaaaaaataaaaaataaattatcatcgTTTGGTTACCATTTTGGGTGGTCTTTTGTGTTTGGAGGAGATCATCAATGCTTCTTAAAAGATACAACACGATAAATTCGAGAAGTGGATGCCCATTTAGCTCAACCACCTCGTATTATTGCTTACCTTCACCTATTACATAACATGATAACAATACATAAACGACGAAAGACATTAAAGAGTAGAGATGATAATACGAACACAAATCTCTTTGAAGGAAATAGTAGGAGAAATGTTGGGAGTCAGGGGTCCTTCCATTTTGCGTATCCTACAATCTTGTGTGGTACTTTTAGGTTGAGAACATAATTATacatttttagattattttattgtcaaaaaTTCTATAAGCAATCAATTTTGTATACTCTTTACATATTTCATTAATGTGATTAGttgagttattattttttaatataaaataattactttgatcaatcacatcaatagagtgtataaaaaataattatacataacaAAAATACAGAACTCTAACATCCAAACGGCGTCTTAATATCCATAAAGATGATCCATCCTTTGTTGAATGTAATATACCACTTAAACCCTAGGTATGGATAGGAATCAACTTTGAAACTAAACTACaagaaccatatatataaaacctaACCATACGCACAATTCGGCCATGTGAAGAATACCGACATGCAGTACATTAGTACATTACTAATAGgtcaatgaaaaaatggctaccatcccgagaaaaataaatttgcatGGCACAACCAAGCAAATTAAGATGGTCCATACTCATAGGAGACATTATGCAGTATAGTCTTTAATGGCCAACCTACAACGACAAATAGTAGAATGGACCCTTTACCGGACATGAGCGACCCATGATTTGAGGTGATTTTAAAAATCATCGCTGAGGCTCTCCCTATGAAGTAAAAAACAGCACTCTTAATAATCACAAAGACCATTCCTTTTAGGCTAGATAGGTTGATTTCATTATCGAATACTGTCATAAAAGccatccaaaaccaaaaccatgcACAAACCTGTAAAATGGTGAATTACATCTATGATTTTTACTGATAAACGTCGTGTTTTCCATAGTTTTTAGCTGTGCATGGAGCTTGTCATGATGAAGGGAAAGGACAAAAGATGGAGTAAAAAGTGCATAGGACAGCAAATGCATGTGGCCATAATTCATAACCTCGACACATGATAGGCAACTATTTCATAACCTACCCTGTGTTTAATTTCTTTGGGTGGGGGTCTTCACTCCTTTTCTCTATGAAACTCGAGGTAAAGCATATTGACCATGTAATGCCAGTTTATCAATGCAGAGTTGGTGCACACCTACCTGTGTAACACATTACGTTTAGACAGTGAAATATTCTCAggtattttatgaatattaataaaaaaataattatagaatattgaatagtaataaataataataataaatagataaaataataataataaataataaaatattataaaaatatttaaaatattatcagtATCCAAACTATATTTCAATAACCCATTATCCTCACAAAAGGAATCATATACTAcaacaatttttataatattttattaaacagaatgtatttttgtaaaattatattatttttataagttattttaaaaaataatttccatttaaaataagattatgtaaaaaattgtatGTGCGtacttttcttataaataaatgtgACAAATTTCTAcctcaataatatatttaatatattaattcttattaatattttaattaactaaaaatccATTTCCAGGGGCTTAGTTGCAGACTTGTAGTCAATAGTTTGGACTATAGTCCTAACGACCAAACATTAAAAGCCAACATCATAGAGGTATGATTATAAAGCTTCCCTATTAAATTCGAAAGTTTTTGAGCACAGAACTCAAGAGAGtactatttgaaaaagaaaaaaaaaaggaatatttacaaattatttatgttttagggtttgtttattttgacagttaatctcataatatttaattgttataatttttttaaattttttatataaaataaaataaataatttaatttttttaaattttaaaataaaaataatattaaaaaattatttaattttaattttaatttatttcattttataaactaGACCTTAATAAAATAGACAGGATAGCCCTTCATAATGTCCAATATATACGAGTGAGTGTTCGTTAATTCCAAACACTATAATCTAGCTTGTTCGTATAGgatattttataatagaattttgttatataatattcaccacactttatattttatatttttttaaattttttaatatttgttttaaaaatttttttttgaattttttttaaaatttattatttattatttatataataaatatttgataaaaaaataaaaattaaaaaaatataaagggtTGAATCTGAAGAGGTTACGAAgatattattctttataataTGGATTATGTACTGTTTGTGCtaaaatatctaccaattctgCTTCATCTCGCACGTGCTACTTTATTCagcaaatagaaaaaaaaaaaaggtgagagtACATAACTTTGAAGTTCGAGACAGACACAAGACAGATTTAGCTctgttcaaaataatttatcacGAGAAATACAGGGGTAGCTGTGACAAATAGGACAGATAGAAGTCGGCCTGTCAAGTCGCtgttcttcttttattgtttttcctcAGTTTTTAACGTTAAATCACATCATTTCAGAATTCAGAGCAGCCAtcccctcctctctctccctcccttatTTTACTCTTTCAGTTCTGACTTTCATCTTACAACACACTTTATCCTGTCATTTTCGTTAAGTGATTAAAAATTTGCCTTCTGTTTGTCTCGGCATTTGGTTAATCTTTTGTAAAGCTTAAGACCCAtgtgcttttgttttgtttggtctTGAAAGAAGAGACTGAGGAGAGGCCAATGGGAGAACGGAAAGTATCTATAAGTTACGGTAAACTCGCAAGCTAACCCTTTTACCCCCCAATAGCTCAGCTGttatgcttctttttcttcatttatatAGCCAGAGAGAAATAAAGCAATAAAACTTTCATCCCCAACAGACAACAGCACTGAAGAAATGACTAAAGAAGAAGACTTTAAGCTCCTCAAGatccaggtctctctctctctctcaaaccacATTCCTTCTGTCttcatgtctttctttttcttttatatataattattttactatgaATACAGCAAATTCGGTGGGAATCTTCTTCTAGTATTGTTGTTTACTTTgtttctttatcttcatctaCAGACTTGTGTGCTCAAGGTGAATATACACTGTGATGGGTGTAAGCACAAAGTGAAGAAACTCCTTCAGAGGATTGAAGGTGCTCAGACTTTATTTTCGTCGTTATAGTTTTTTATTACGTGTTATCTTTCTCTCGTTGGAGTGTCAGTGTAAACTGCATTGTTTGCTCAATCAATGCACATATATTTTGCTTCTGATGTACGATCTTTTAAAgcttgtttggttgctgagaacaTAAGTAAAGTGTAATTACCGAAAATACCAAAATCATAAAGCAAACTGTGCTTGTACTATGATTTCACTTTCTAATTAAGGTTAGCATCAAATTCAGATTAACGTCAACTTGAAGAAACTCCGCTTTTGTAACTCtgtgagttatatatatatatatatcactctATGGAAAGAATTATTTTCGTTGCGGCCGAGTGAACTATTGAACTGTCATTATCCCTTAACTGttcagaaaaagaataaaacttcATCTCGCTGCCTATGACTAGCTAGTTTATTTACTTTTGAGAAAAGACCATGTCCATTTACTGTTCTTCAACTAAAGACAACACAGATAGTTACGGTTTTCGGGAGTAGACAGGCATAACTTTGGGGCAGTCTCTCACTAATTAGCCTTAAAACTTGAATCCAAGCATTTGTACTGTCTTTTTATGTTTAACCGTTTTACAGGAGTGTATTTAGTAAACATAGATGCGGAGCAGCAAAAAGTCACAGTTTCAGGAAGTGTAGATGCTTCCACTTTGATCAAGAAACTTGTTAGAGCTGGTAAACATGCAGAGCCTTGGTCTCAAAAGAAcactcaaaaccaaaaacagaTGAACAACTGCGTCAAAGATGCCAAGAACAACAAAAGTCAGAAGCCACTGTTGTTCAAAGGTCTTGAAGCCTTCAAAAATCAGCAAAAATTTCCTGCTTTTAGctctgaagaagaagatgactatTTTGATGACgtggaagaagatgaggaagaggatGAGCTGCGGTTTATCAGGGAGAAAGCTAACCAACTGAATCTCCTCAGGCAGCGGGCAATTGATGCAAACAATGCCAAAAAAGGTGTTGCAGCTATTGGTGCTGCTTCCAATAATGGAAAAATGAACAATGTCGGCAATGGGAATAttggaaatggaaagaaagCCAACACAGAACAGAATATGGGAATGAGGGCTAGTCCAGCTGGGATTGATCCGAAAACCCTGGCAGCTCTTAAAATTAACAGTGCTCATTTGGGTGGTGGGAACGTGAATGCTGGGGAAGGGAGAAGGGTGAGTGACCTCAATGGCATGATGGGTCTGGCTGGTTTTCATGGAAATGGGCTTAATGTTGCTTCTGCTGGTGCTGCTGCTTTAGGAGGCAATTCCAATGGTTTGGGAGGGTTTCAGGGGTCTTCTGCTGGGTTCCCTACTGGTGGATATGCCACCGGTCAATACCCATCATCCATGCTGATGAACATGAATGGCCACAACCATCCATCACCTATGATGATGAACATGCAGGCCAGGAATGCCATGCAACAACAACCCCAAATGATGTATCATCGGTCTCCCCATGTTCCCCCTACCACTGGCTATTACTACAATTATTCCCCTAGCCCCAACCCATACTCTTACACTGATCCTAATCACACTGGGCGTAACTCTGCAGCCTACATGTTCAGTGATGAGAACACAAACAGCTGTTCGATAATGTAATAGaagggtaaaaaaataatatgtagaGATAAAGTATGGTATTGACTTCAAATCCTTTGTAAGTGGAGTTGGTGGTTTTTGACTGTATTCTGCTGTCCGGAAGGGATGGGTTAGGATGGGATGCTGCACAAATCCTATCTGTGTATTGTGTAGTTGTTAAGATtgtgttccttttttttcttttcaactcTTCATTCCTGTCCTTTTGCTCTTTAGCCGTTTCAGGACTGACTTGAGTGGTTTTAAGCCACAATACTTCTACTAGTAAATAAACCAAAGGAATGAtgattgatataattaattctaAGGGTGTTCTTGAAGACCATGGTCAAGCTTGAGTTCTTTAATACATCTATTTTACAGACGGGGAGACAGTGGATAGTGGATGTTCTAGTAACATGATGGCAGTGTGCAAGAGAGTTAAGAAAGCTTTGGTTAGACGATGAATCATGCTGTAAATACAGTTCTAAATGCAAGATTGGTAGGTGTGTATGACTTGAATGTGTATGGAGATTTCAACGACTGGACCACTACATTTTTCTCTGATTTTTTATGGTCCTTTTAGATGAAGAAAACAGACAGTGGTCCATACTAGAATATAGTTCCTTCCCTATTATAATGGTGTTAGCTCTCTcttgttttattgattttaaatgcAGGCACGCGACACCAAAGAAAAGAACGCTTAAAAATGGGACATGGACCAATAACTTGTCCgatctattattttattcacCATAACGCCAATAAATTGACTGCAATTTTTGTGAAGCATCTTGATTCGGGTGGGGACTCTTAAAATACGGTGGCTTTCCCATCTCCCGACATCAATTGTTCTTCATGGTTTTTCTTGTAGTTTCAGTTTGTTTATTTCCCATCAATGGTTTTTCACGAGCCTGGTTTTAGGTTTTCCATCTGTTGCCAACTTGCTGTTTTGTATAAAGTATCCTCAGCCACGAGTGAGATTCTAGTAATAAAATTGGGATGGTGACAGTGTTGATAAGGAAACCCAGGTCGTCAAAAAGatgaaatgatgagaaaaaCCTCTTGTTCCCCAGCTGGCAAGCTGCGGAAATATATTGTAGTTTGTGTTGACGAGAAagatgttaaatattttaacataaacatttttagttggatcttcaattttttatgatccacagtaataaataataaaagttagaAAACGTAGGTCCTTCCATTATAGTTTGATAAATAATCTGACCTAACTATGAGAGAATGATCATCCTAACAACTTTACCTCCAAGTATCTTCCGATAGTTAGATGCGCAATGATATTATAGGTGAGAACCCTTAATCCATTTGTACAATTTATAGACTTCtggctataaaaaaatttagagagtTTGTGTCTCACTATGATTAGATATAAAGTTATATCTTATCTCATAGAAGTTAATCTTATCCTATTGTAACTCATAAATTAAGTGATAAGTATTAATCTATTATAAACCCATTAGAATATGAGTGAATGAGAcatagaatttaaataaaactcttacaaaaGGTTGGCAAAATCAAGCATTGACATTGTATCTTCTTTGATTTTAGAGAGTTGCAGCAAGTAGAAAGGGGCAGCAATGTCGGGAGCAAAGGAGAAAAGGATACTAGAGGAATTTACTTGATGTGTATTTTGCATATCAGGAAAATTTATGAAATCTGTACAGAGACAagtatatatgaaaatgaaaacgtGACTTTATACACCTGTGGCTTATTAGTCTGAAAGTATACTTCTTCTAACAAAGGCCAAGGCAAACTATGGATAACAGGGCAAAGTGCAATTATGCATGAATGTCCTTTGGTCCTAGCATTAAGGGTACGGTTGACAGCATCTAAAACTTTCATGATCCATGGAAGTAATCATGAAAATAGGTAGTTTGGTctttctgcattctgaatgcAATGATGGCTGGAAACATCTCTCCCTTTAGAAAGAGCTGCAGAGGGAGATCAAATGTGAGAGAACAATGGCTACTAACCTCCAAGGATTCCTTATGTTTCTGTGTCCTGCATCTCGAATACTTGTTTTTCAGGAGTTGTTAGGTTTCTGTGATCATCTAGTTTATAATCATTAAACACCAAAAAAAGGTAACCAAGAGTTATTGTATTGTCACATATTACTACTAGAGCTTGTAACAGAGGTTCAACATGGTGGAAGTCAGCCAACTGGGTTTGTGGGTTCCATAAATGACAATTATTTCAAAAAGAAGGTTGCTGCCAGAGACTCCCGGCCCAGAAGAGAGACTGCCAAAGCCCTGAGAATTATCCCAGAGGGCCTACCAAATAATCAGGCTtcaaaaatatcttagaatatGATCTAATTAGTTCAGACATGATAGgtttccaataaaataaaagtaaaaataaaaaatcagacaTCATAGGACATCAAATGATAACAATTCTAGATCTACTACATTTTCTATCATTCCATCTTAAGGACtatttatatatgatcaatCTATGTACCATTTAACGATCCAAGACTTTATTTCCTGCTTCTCTTTTTTGAgaattcattaaattaaattaaggaaaatattcactttgcaaaaaaataaaaataaaaattataaaagtaaatttacaaaacgATGTGCTTTaatataaaacattatattttaaagtttttttttttatttattgtcaagTAAATTTGACATCTTACATCAAGTTAGTCAATTGTTAAGTTCAGTTTTATAAGATCTCTGGTAGATTTAACAATTTTATTggattaaaaagaaatataaggaaaatgatcGAGTAGGTAATCCCAACAGAATATATACCTGTTATAATAAATATAgtcataaaagtaaaaataaagaaaaaacaacaataGTTAGTTTGAGACCCCGATTGGTTTCACAAGAATCAAGACagtctcaacccatctcatctcattttaacatctaaatacgatttaaatataaacactttaatttcaaattttttaactttttacatttttcatcttatcattagcTAACTAttaaaacttttccaaaattccaaacaaagcataaaattcaattttttcaaatctcaaaataagaattatattaaaaaatatatattctaataatattttaactttatgatatttttgttcaattttttctttctcatttttcaaaaaatcccataaaatattttaactcaaattattttacaattattcacaaactatcttattattatttataaatttctatctcatcttatttgtgtAATATTCAAACGAGGCTTGAGTGTATGCTCCTCAATTGAACtgaaaacaaacattaaaaaaataaaaaaaaaatcagtttttaaTACAATCCCACCAAGTAATTAATGATCCAATAGGTGTTATATGTTAATTCAAGATCTCTCTTTATTAGCCATTTATCATCTTATTATAACCGAATAGGTGCTAATATCctagttctaaaaaataaaagagacatTTATTAAATGGCTGAGATGTTTATTtggtaataaattaataaaaaaaaatggtcgaTAATGTTTCACCAAACATGGCACTTAGTTCTCACAACAGCTAGCTAGTGCTTTACACTTTGGATATCCACAagaaaattaggaaaaacaaatgttaaaagaaaaatgaaatctaACTCATGACTatgggccaagaaaaaatagaataatactCATGGCTATGGAACaaagatttagaaaatattacCTAACTACAGTAAACCAGCATTCTATCTACTTCAGTCATTTTCACAAGAAGCCCCACCAAAAGTGCTGGAGGAGCACTTCTAGTTAATATAGACTTGTTTGGATAGAAAagttatctctttttattttattattgtattttttaaaaatttttacacaaaatatcataaataatttaactcttttaaatatcaaaa includes these proteins:
- the LOC109008120 gene encoding heavy metal-associated isoprenylated plant protein 37-like, whose protein sequence is MTKEEDFKLLKIQTCVLKVNIHCDGCKHKVKKLLQRIEGVYLVNIDAEQQKVTVSGSVDASTLIKKLVRAGKHAEPWSQKNTQNQKQMNNCVKDAKNNKSQKPLLFKGLEAFKNQQKFPAFSSEEEDDYFDDVEEDEEEDELRFIREKANQLNLLRQRAIDANNAKKGVAAIGAASNNGKMNNVGNGNIGNGKKANTEQNMGMRASPAGIDPKTLAALKINSAHLGGGNVNAGEGRRVSDLNGMMGLAGFHGNGLNVASAGAAALGGNSNGLGGFQGSSAGFPTGGYATGQYPSSMLMNMNGHNHPSPMMMNMQARNAMQQQPQMMYHRSPHVPPTTGYYYNYSPSPNPYSYTDPNHTGRNSAAYMFSDENTNSCSIM